One window of Akkermansia biwaensis genomic DNA carries:
- a CDS encoding NAD(P)-dependent oxidoreductase, whose product MHQVSILGLGIIGSRIARHMISLGDDVTVWNRTPREGYPRTAASPADAVRASRIIQIYLKDRDACLEVFEQMRGALTPEHVILNHSTIDLATVDKLSLMCSGIGCTYVDCPFTGSRMPAEKGELVYYAGTDSSTLERMRPVLEHSSKDILHAGGVGAGTVVKLVTNMISATMVQSLSEALAITQAYGISPQLLGQAISRNVIASPLAAFKLPLMAERDFSTHFSLDNMRKDGVYAQELAAEKGIQPPVAALVSSIMDRLCREGHAEEDFGCLAEQFD is encoded by the coding sequence ATGCATCAAGTTTCCATCCTCGGCCTGGGGATCATCGGCTCGCGCATTGCCCGCCACATGATCTCCCTGGGAGACGACGTAACCGTCTGGAACCGCACACCCCGTGAAGGTTACCCCCGCACGGCAGCAAGCCCGGCGGACGCCGTCCGCGCCTCCCGAATCATCCAGATTTACCTCAAGGACAGGGACGCCTGCCTGGAGGTGTTTGAACAGATGAGGGGAGCCCTCACCCCGGAACATGTGATCCTGAACCATTCCACGATCGACCTTGCCACGGTGGACAAGCTTTCCCTGATGTGCTCCGGGATCGGCTGCACGTATGTGGACTGCCCGTTCACCGGTTCCCGCATGCCCGCGGAAAAGGGGGAACTGGTTTATTACGCGGGAACGGATTCCTCCACGCTGGAGCGCATGCGCCCCGTTCTGGAACACAGCTCAAAGGATATTCTCCATGCGGGCGGCGTGGGCGCCGGCACCGTCGTGAAGCTGGTCACCAACATGATTTCCGCCACGATGGTCCAGAGCCTCAGCGAAGCCCTGGCCATCACCCAGGCCTACGGCATTTCCCCGCAACTGCTGGGGCAGGCCATTTCCCGGAACGTCATCGCCTCCCCGCTGGCGGCGTTCAAGCTTCCCCTGATGGCGGAGCGCGATTTTTCCACCCACTTTTCCCTGGACAATATGAGGAAAGACGGCGTTTACGCCCAGGAACTGGCGGCGGAAAAGGGCATCCAGCCTCCCGTGGCGGCTCTCGTCTCCTCCATCATGGACCGCCTGTGCCGCGAAGGTCATGCGGAAGAGGATTTCGGCTGCCTGGCGGAACAATTCGATTAA
- a CDS encoding tetratricopeptide repeat protein codes for MMTPLPLGVTLAMALSCGALPLMAEGIYVPAPMPPASGTWQDPSDMYVEALSLVNKSAGLAEKRDYVGAIRLTQQAEEQLARLVKAYPQWRPNLLAQRRQINRENLDQWQKLAQQQAAARPTGPALAVEQPAAVPAANRPRPKPNIALPPGYKGVEFPTTPGEPLINPVPGLSVSPGAPPAIVESSYDRIRNALDKSRMENKALIDALKRTRRQLEKALSDLAVSATGESVYRDELIKVRKQMEDERAENNKLLQTLIPRVRELEQTVATLTKERDQHLELIASLQQQVQDYEDALKKMTDDRDALKNERDQLAALVALNNPDKTRNLLDRNMTLTAQLKDAQDRIAALETANSDSEEQRKANLKALEEARTESAGLKQKLIALRDENIGYRKRITEMMTKLINADVELSKLSEHPEKSPLLMEEVTLMRSIIAKQNRILSIQDQSRTLLINTYMREFQQNPATKDIAALLNNTDIIKLTPAEQQIVNALEGDSKLKLFLTDRQKEEMDKLARDLSAEREKAAQLSKELELARSKMKNDASKNSKANKAQAQALAKARDAVEQKNRQVEELNRKLKDLTRQFNEQAKLAALSASSAVPDQADRGIKTAVREQLKVEALGQGAAEAFAQKRYVAAEQLYRTLLDLQPNHVPALVNLGTILLQRNKAEKAIEYLKKATDLDARSSPAWFMMGVAQYRAGLDQQALASLTETVRLDPANAPAMLYLGNLETSAGNYEKAVGHFENALKILPESSEAHFNLAWTYSRLGRTAQARKSYDAAIRCGGLPDSDLELAITGTSTLPRRKQAEKEAAPAPDVPDTHMAVAVSDPKAIPHEAGEVPASIAEDPNARERPAPASRHIAVSLRTEPEPASLASQVKEAGPAHTAANQQAQTAPAKEQAQAEAAEKPRRRSRFRIGS; via the coding sequence ATGATGACTCCTCTCCCCCTTGGCGTTACCCTTGCTATGGCCCTTTCCTGCGGCGCCCTGCCGCTCATGGCCGAGGGTATCTATGTGCCGGCCCCCATGCCCCCAGCCTCCGGAACGTGGCAGGATCCCTCGGACATGTACGTAGAGGCGCTCAGCTTGGTCAACAAGTCTGCCGGACTGGCAGAGAAGCGGGATTACGTGGGAGCCATCCGCCTCACCCAGCAGGCGGAGGAACAACTGGCGCGCCTGGTCAAGGCCTATCCGCAATGGAGGCCCAACCTGCTCGCACAGCGCCGCCAGATCAACAGGGAAAACCTGGACCAATGGCAAAAACTGGCGCAGCAGCAGGCGGCAGCGCGCCCGACAGGGCCCGCTCTGGCCGTGGAACAGCCGGCCGCCGTCCCTGCCGCAAACCGTCCCAGACCCAAACCCAACATCGCCCTGCCCCCCGGGTACAAGGGCGTGGAATTCCCGACAACGCCAGGGGAACCTCTCATCAATCCTGTTCCGGGGCTGTCCGTGTCTCCCGGCGCCCCTCCGGCAATCGTGGAAAGCAGCTATGACCGCATCCGCAACGCCCTGGACAAGTCCAGAATGGAAAACAAGGCCCTGATCGATGCCCTGAAACGCACCCGCAGGCAATTGGAAAAAGCGCTGTCAGACCTGGCCGTGTCCGCCACGGGAGAGTCCGTTTACCGCGACGAGCTGATCAAGGTCAGGAAACAGATGGAAGACGAGAGAGCTGAGAATAACAAGCTTCTCCAGACCCTGATTCCGCGCGTGCGGGAACTGGAACAGACCGTCGCCACGCTGACGAAGGAAAGAGACCAGCATCTGGAACTGATAGCTTCCCTCCAGCAGCAGGTTCAGGATTATGAAGATGCCCTGAAGAAGATGACGGACGACAGAGACGCCCTGAAGAATGAACGCGACCAGCTGGCGGCTCTGGTGGCACTGAACAATCCGGACAAGACCAGGAACCTGCTGGACCGCAACATGACCCTGACGGCCCAGCTCAAGGATGCGCAGGACAGGATCGCCGCGCTGGAAACGGCCAATTCCGATTCCGAGGAGCAGCGCAAAGCCAACCTGAAGGCTCTGGAAGAAGCCCGTACAGAGTCCGCCGGGCTCAAGCAGAAGCTGATCGCCCTCCGCGACGAGAATATCGGCTACCGCAAGCGCATCACGGAGATGATGACCAAGCTGATCAATGCGGATGTGGAACTTTCCAAATTGTCCGAGCATCCGGAAAAAAGCCCCCTGCTTATGGAAGAAGTTACGCTGATGCGCTCCATCATCGCCAAGCAGAACCGCATTCTTTCCATCCAGGACCAGAGCCGCACCCTGCTCATCAACACTTACATGAGGGAGTTCCAGCAAAACCCGGCGACAAAGGACATTGCGGCCCTGCTGAATAACACGGACATCATCAAGCTGACGCCCGCCGAACAGCAGATCGTCAACGCCCTTGAGGGGGACAGCAAGTTAAAACTTTTCCTGACGGACCGGCAGAAGGAAGAAATGGACAAGCTGGCCAGGGACCTTTCTGCGGAACGGGAAAAGGCTGCCCAGCTTTCCAAGGAACTGGAACTGGCGCGCAGCAAAATGAAGAATGACGCGTCCAAGAACAGCAAGGCGAATAAGGCCCAGGCGCAAGCCCTGGCAAAAGCCAGGGACGCGGTGGAACAGAAAAACCGCCAGGTGGAGGAACTCAACCGGAAACTGAAGGATTTGACGCGCCAGTTCAATGAGCAGGCGAAACTGGCCGCCCTTTCAGCTTCCTCCGCCGTTCCGGACCAGGCAGACCGAGGCATAAAAACCGCCGTGCGCGAACAACTCAAGGTAGAGGCCCTGGGCCAGGGAGCCGCGGAAGCCTTTGCCCAAAAGCGCTACGTGGCGGCCGAACAGCTCTACCGTACCCTTCTGGATTTGCAGCCCAACCACGTCCCCGCCCTGGTGAACCTGGGAACCATTCTGCTCCAGCGCAACAAGGCGGAAAAGGCCATAGAATATCTTAAGAAGGCTACCGACCTGGATGCCCGCTCCTCCCCCGCATGGTTCATGATGGGGGTGGCGCAGTACCGCGCCGGGCTCGACCAGCAGGCGCTGGCCTCCCTGACGGAGACCGTCAGGCTGGACCCCGCCAACGCTCCGGCCATGCTTTACCTGGGCAATCTGGAAACCAGCGCCGGGAATTACGAGAAGGCGGTGGGCCATTTTGAAAACGCGCTGAAGATCCTTCCGGAATCCTCCGAAGCCCACTTCAACTTGGCATGGACCTATTCCCGGCTGGGCCGTACCGCGCAGGCCCGCAAGAGCTATGACGCCGCCATCCGCTGCGGAGGATTGCCGGATTCCGACCTGGAACTGGCCATTACCGGCACCAGCACGCTGCCGCGCCGCAAGCAGGCGGAGAAGGAAGCCGCACCGGCTCCGGACGTTCCCGACACTCACATGGCCGTTGCAGTAAGCGACCCGAAAGCCATTCCGCATGAAGCCGGGGAAGTTCCCGCCAGCATTGCGGAAGATCCGAACGCCCGGGAACGCCCCGCTCCGGCATCCCGGCACATCGCCGTGAGCCTCCGTACGGAACCGGAACCCGCTTCCCTGGCCTCCCAGGTGAAGGAGGCAGGCCCCGCGCACACTGCCGCCAACCAGCAGGCGCAGACCGCGCCCGCCAAGGAACAGGCACAGGCGGAAGCCGCGGAAAAACCGCGCAGAAGAAGCCGTTTCCGCATCGGTTCCTGA
- a CDS encoding carbohydrate porin codes for MKHVLLPPFFAVAALVSCDPVLAQQIPQPQPSPEGVYLNTERGLRVRPLEGREISPSLIKGLKPEEQITKRTPGVPTKPSILLQHLSRPSKPGIEFFAPKPLKMMPYLDSSYVFGNTCVEPNAWIREDMISTGAQKIKTALSRYGITYSAQYGFNYTGLTGGGLNGRKDFASHNGSLLTNITLFRNNSTGSGMYLASEFDFGNGFHFNEGNAGPQTTLGSLQNPTSSFQGPDPHLSNLSLAWVGAGGKLLLMAGQLDTTNYMDHNAYANSHNNNLTNSVFGNNPMLPLTDNSLGFHFAWQPTTSFYVMGATAANNMTANHNPFKNMNSDNWTNVLEFGYVAEDFCGWGPGVYRLQPFFTTSDSENGGGVGVNFQQQLGRHSHLGWFFRGGWASDDAATLTGVRCAATTGLVLLSPFYGKGASNDGYLGLGFLWQQGARKNGPYVNKNEYGIELTYVMQVTPTMTLQPDIQLVKNPVNGRRGQTAVVFQIQNVWSW; via the coding sequence ATGAAACATGTATTGCTTCCTCCTTTTTTTGCCGTCGCCGCCCTTGTTTCCTGTGATCCCGTGCTGGCCCAGCAGATTCCCCAGCCCCAGCCGTCCCCGGAGGGCGTTTACCTGAATACGGAACGCGGCCTGCGCGTCAGACCGCTGGAAGGCAGGGAAATAAGCCCCAGCTTGATCAAGGGGCTGAAGCCGGAGGAACAGATCACCAAGCGCACGCCCGGCGTGCCCACCAAGCCGAGCATTCTTCTCCAGCACCTTTCCCGCCCGTCCAAGCCCGGCATTGAGTTTTTTGCGCCCAAGCCCCTCAAGATGATGCCGTATCTGGACAGTTCCTACGTTTTCGGCAATACCTGCGTGGAACCGAACGCCTGGATCCGCGAGGACATGATTTCCACAGGAGCGCAAAAAATTAAAACGGCCCTGTCCAGATACGGCATCACCTATTCCGCCCAGTACGGTTTCAATTACACGGGTCTGACGGGCGGCGGCCTGAACGGCAGAAAGGATTTCGCCTCCCACAACGGTTCCCTGCTGACCAACATCACCCTGTTCCGCAACAATTCCACGGGCAGCGGCATGTACCTGGCTTCCGAGTTCGACTTCGGCAACGGTTTTCATTTCAATGAGGGGAATGCGGGCCCCCAGACCACGCTAGGCTCCCTCCAGAATCCCACCAGTTCCTTCCAGGGGCCGGATCCGCACCTGAGCAACCTGAGCCTGGCCTGGGTGGGCGCGGGCGGCAAGCTCCTGCTGATGGCGGGACAGCTGGACACCACCAATTACATGGACCACAACGCGTACGCCAATTCCCACAACAATAACCTGACCAACAGCGTTTTCGGCAACAATCCCATGCTTCCGCTCACGGATAATTCCCTGGGTTTCCATTTTGCCTGGCAGCCCACCACCTCCTTTTACGTGATGGGCGCCACCGCCGCCAACAACATGACCGCCAACCACAATCCGTTCAAGAATATGAACTCGGATAACTGGACCAACGTGCTTGAGTTCGGCTACGTGGCGGAGGATTTCTGCGGATGGGGGCCGGGCGTGTACCGCCTCCAGCCCTTTTTCACCACCAGTGACAGTGAGAACGGGGGCGGCGTGGGCGTCAACTTCCAGCAGCAGCTCGGCCGCCACAGCCATCTGGGCTGGTTTTTCCGGGGCGGCTGGGCCAGCGACGACGCGGCCACACTGACCGGCGTACGCTGCGCGGCCACCACGGGGCTGGTGCTTCTTTCCCCCTTTTACGGAAAGGGCGCGTCCAATGACGGCTACCTGGGCCTGGGCTTCCTCTGGCAGCAGGGGGCCAGGAAGAACGGACCGTACGTGAATAAGAATGAATACGGCATTGAACTGACGTACGTGATGCAGGTAACGCCCACCATGACGCTTCAGCCCGACATTCAGCTCGTGAAGAATCCCGTCAACGGCCGCCGGGGCCAGACCGCCGTGGTTTTCCAGATCCAGAACGTGTGGTCCTGGTAA
- the pepT gene encoding peptidase T, which translates to MNISVLDRFLRYAGVGTQSSPDSGTVPSTPGQTVLARMLAAELREMGAQAELDEASGIVYASIPSNIRKKVPAIGWVAHVDTAPGVPGSGVNPSVVHSYDGGDIVLDGERGVMLSPAVFPELEEYAGQDLVVTDGKTLLGADDKAGIAEIMDMAASFLLHPERPHGDIRIAFTPDEEIGRGADNFDVARFGADFAYTVDGGRLGEIEYENFNAASAVVTAHGKSIHPGSAKGRMVNASLLLMEFQAMLPAFQNPACTEGYEGFYHLDSFRGDVEQAAAEYLIRDHGSAEFERKKEFMHDCAALLNRKYGEGSVVVEIQDSYYNMREKILPHMHLVDHARRAMEAVGVRPEIVPVRGGTDGARLSFMGLPCPNLCAGGHNFHGRYEYVPVQSMEKISAILQEIVSGYARGE; encoded by the coding sequence ATGAATATATCTGTTTTAGATCGTTTTTTGAGGTATGCGGGCGTGGGTACGCAATCGTCCCCGGACTCCGGAACCGTGCCGTCCACCCCCGGCCAGACCGTGCTGGCCCGAATGCTGGCCGCAGAACTGCGGGAAATGGGGGCGCAGGCGGAGCTTGATGAAGCTTCCGGCATCGTGTACGCCTCCATCCCTTCCAACATCCGGAAAAAGGTTCCCGCCATCGGCTGGGTGGCGCATGTGGACACGGCTCCCGGCGTGCCGGGCAGCGGCGTAAACCCTTCCGTCGTGCATTCCTATGACGGGGGTGACATTGTGCTGGACGGGGAGCGGGGCGTGATGCTTTCCCCGGCCGTCTTTCCGGAATTGGAGGAATATGCCGGCCAGGACCTGGTGGTGACGGACGGGAAAACCCTGCTTGGCGCGGACGACAAGGCGGGCATTGCGGAAATCATGGACATGGCCGCCTCCTTCCTGCTGCATCCGGAACGCCCCCACGGAGACATCAGGATCGCCTTCACCCCGGATGAGGAAATAGGGCGCGGCGCGGATAACTTTGACGTGGCACGCTTCGGCGCGGATTTTGCCTACACGGTGGACGGAGGACGGCTGGGAGAAATCGAGTATGAAAACTTCAACGCCGCTTCCGCCGTGGTGACGGCGCACGGCAAAAGCATTCATCCCGGAAGCGCCAAGGGCAGGATGGTGAACGCCTCCCTCCTGCTCATGGAATTCCAGGCCATGCTGCCCGCGTTCCAGAATCCGGCGTGTACGGAAGGCTACGAAGGATTTTACCATCTGGACTCGTTCCGCGGGGATGTGGAACAGGCCGCGGCGGAATACCTGATCCGGGACCACGGCTCCGCAGAATTCGAGCGCAAAAAGGAATTCATGCACGACTGCGCCGCCCTGCTGAACCGGAAATACGGGGAGGGCTCCGTCGTGGTGGAAATCCAGGATTCCTACTACAACATGCGGGAAAAAATCCTGCCGCACATGCACCTGGTGGACCATGCCCGCCGGGCCATGGAAGCGGTGGGCGTGCGGCCGGAAATCGTCCCCGTGCGCGGCGGCACGGACGGCGCGCGCCTTTCCTTCATGGGGCTGCCCTGTCCCAATCTGTGCGCGGGCGGCCACAACTTCCATGGAAGATACGAGTATGTCCCCGTGCAGTCCATGGAGAAAATCTCCGCCATCCTTCAGGAAATCGTTTCCGGATACGCCCGCGGGGAATGA
- a CDS encoding DUF6288 domain-containing protein: protein METTPPLPSGFNINGYLIQSLKQTDPLCHVYFAADSSHVQYLVREFCPQGLAVRDPESGKLRYPESTDIEQEVIPLKNDFEAQFRTGALAEIPAQGTLYLVYAMPGAHPAAGTEEPQAQPVSLQRDQRALATPGAGAPISPVAVPQPRRKKSSLGIWILLLVLLGGGYGAYHYSTHSRSEEAALAQEPAKPQEKRKVPKPEAGNKDAQPAPEMADPFEQETAAAEEQPPQEPSSAADQPAEDKADAPEAAGDEETVSEPAAEEPETAPAETDDAADAKEAAPVEKEKPSSASARAAAPSRNAPAAATASAGRPRATAHRQTTNMGDVNAYIKKYAKALPLNQWKKQYSQLYTSWFGNKEEIAEGWITTFGPLGFRARGLDTSWPNPNFRGMFPKSLLDPNGDPVANVYVVTQVIEGSPAEKYVNKGDVILGIDGHPFKTSLSLDVPYGPYQFQDSRGLDMHAGLLVDKAEGAGKITLNLIPAENVEKIQGLQPLWKEVFREEKAKKPVNLSISIQGGQQIRLHVDDGGNGIGSDGFEWSDLRLEGAGGPIPLTKLRPLQYSVGYGAAKYDPERKVWLAHAVSSIVFDIPKGNWKLKGTGTPGGAASVGVTVYTGGASTLPDAVKKYVKNVTFKIPQLGSYAPGFPKNCAKSKAVVHMMSEWLAAQQREDGSWERPGGYCGNHYDTAWAGLALMATGNPKYDPVIKKAAYYIAFSGSQCWWAVPQASAGIFLCEYWLRYRDNSVLPAIRNGVQRMKNEVLYGDFVTGHGIHPGYAGTGVSIGGSHMCLFLALASKTPARVEDGVLDKMMDRAQELCPTGMGPYGRMTESFSFEPNRNCGGTYSGRHGPYFIASLICGGPELYTKNSRIMYSEGPIGGCDQGHSSETLSIMWALPSYWRVNPEVYYKNMEAFRWKLTLLRPFDGGMMQNPNRLELMTADPVIGTYIRTGVWITALCAERQNLAITGKPEFQAKTFRKVPPINDTESRFLNTYIRNWSMVSAALGSKAPASLKSAIRDMKKIPVEQGCRFKLMDLVNSRALPISKAIMSLPGVDQLTKATCAEMLLGMDVRIFFEPKRKDDKLQPGEYSLNLDIQQPLGGRALGLQRNKELESKANEAYKYDFAGTVQFSDTTTFSPMETVSWTPSTKFGGQWNVYNYNKDLSGPTQPGVPKMTARIKWRVNDLDVEYDRPIAVGGFEVGSGEKARPVTNCNHLWVPGILIRDHGNWGCSFHLPDGTYISAASQGNQIEVYDETDKKNKKTWVSPNDSCLTQGSRCLFRVSTDWHGLECRVRELKLLSNGSEEVADYKLKASSGGSVDTAKLLDRDVTTVEELDMPNGKDNPLVLELTLKSPASLRAVDLKLDKGNSRIVIEAYKGGKWIPVHWGSVGPATAGVSDAQKAMYADEPEVLRMLQAPGNGFIKCMRTFDPVTTNRLRVKFSQKGGKVRLAELHVYKENAPKTAVAAVK, encoded by the coding sequence ATGGAAACAACCCCTCCCCTTCCCTCGGGATTCAATATCAACGGCTATCTTATCCAGTCTCTGAAGCAGACGGATCCCCTCTGCCACGTTTATTTTGCGGCGGATTCCAGCCATGTCCAGTACCTGGTCCGGGAGTTCTGCCCGCAGGGCCTGGCCGTGCGCGATCCGGAAAGCGGCAAGCTGCGCTATCCGGAAAGCACCGACATCGAGCAGGAGGTGATTCCGCTCAAAAACGATTTTGAAGCCCAGTTCCGCACCGGCGCCCTGGCGGAGATTCCGGCCCAGGGCACGCTGTATCTGGTTTACGCCATGCCCGGCGCCCATCCGGCTGCCGGGACGGAGGAGCCCCAGGCCCAGCCCGTTTCCCTCCAGCGCGACCAGCGGGCCCTGGCCACGCCTGGCGCGGGAGCCCCCATTTCCCCGGTCGCCGTGCCCCAGCCGCGCCGGAAGAAGAGTTCCCTGGGAATATGGATTCTGCTTCTGGTTCTGCTGGGGGGAGGGTACGGAGCGTATCATTATTCTACCCACAGCCGCAGTGAGGAAGCCGCTCTGGCCCAGGAACCGGCCAAGCCTCAGGAAAAGAGGAAGGTCCCCAAGCCGGAAGCCGGGAACAAGGACGCACAGCCTGCTCCGGAAATGGCAGACCCCTTTGAACAGGAAACCGCAGCCGCGGAAGAACAGCCTCCGCAGGAACCATCCTCCGCAGCCGACCAGCCTGCCGAAGATAAGGCGGACGCTCCCGAAGCGGCAGGGGACGAGGAAACCGTTTCCGAACCAGCGGCGGAAGAGCCTGAAACCGCACCTGCAGAAACGGATGATGCCGCCGACGCCAAGGAAGCGGCTCCGGTGGAAAAGGAAAAACCGTCTTCCGCCTCCGCCCGAGCGGCCGCTCCTTCCCGCAACGCACCTGCCGCCGCAACCGCCTCCGCAGGCAGGCCCCGCGCAACGGCGCATCGGCAAACCACCAATATGGGGGACGTCAACGCGTACATCAAGAAGTATGCCAAGGCGCTTCCCCTCAACCAGTGGAAAAAACAGTACTCCCAGCTTTACACAAGCTGGTTCGGCAACAAGGAAGAGATAGCCGAAGGCTGGATCACCACTTTCGGCCCCCTCGGGTTCCGCGCCCGGGGGCTGGACACGTCCTGGCCCAATCCCAATTTCAGGGGAATGTTTCCCAAATCCCTGCTGGACCCCAACGGCGACCCCGTGGCGAACGTGTACGTGGTCACCCAGGTGATCGAAGGTTCCCCCGCTGAAAAATATGTGAACAAGGGGGATGTGATCCTCGGCATCGACGGCCATCCCTTCAAGACTTCCCTGAGCCTGGATGTTCCGTACGGGCCCTACCAGTTCCAGGATTCCCGCGGCCTGGACATGCATGCGGGCCTGCTGGTGGACAAGGCGGAAGGCGCCGGAAAGATCACCCTGAACCTGATTCCGGCGGAGAACGTGGAAAAAATCCAGGGCCTCCAGCCCCTCTGGAAGGAAGTGTTCAGGGAGGAAAAGGCGAAAAAGCCCGTCAATCTTTCCATCTCCATCCAGGGCGGCCAGCAGATCCGGCTGCACGTTGACGACGGCGGCAATGGCATTGGTAGCGACGGTTTCGAATGGTCGGACCTGAGGCTGGAAGGGGCCGGAGGCCCCATTCCGTTGACAAAGCTCAGGCCCTTGCAGTACAGCGTGGGCTACGGCGCCGCCAAGTACGACCCCGAACGCAAGGTCTGGCTGGCGCACGCCGTCTCCTCCATCGTTTTCGACATCCCCAAAGGCAACTGGAAGCTGAAAGGAACCGGCACCCCCGGAGGGGCCGCAAGCGTAGGGGTCACCGTGTACACGGGAGGGGCCTCCACCCTGCCGGACGCCGTCAAGAAGTACGTGAAGAACGTTACGTTCAAGATTCCCCAGCTGGGGTCCTATGCGCCCGGATTCCCGAAAAATTGCGCCAAGAGCAAGGCCGTGGTCCACATGATGAGCGAATGGCTCGCCGCCCAGCAGCGCGAGGACGGCTCCTGGGAACGCCCCGGCGGTTACTGCGGCAACCATTACGATACGGCCTGGGCCGGACTGGCCCTGATGGCTACCGGCAATCCCAAGTATGATCCGGTCATCAAGAAGGCCGCTTATTACATCGCTTTTTCCGGCTCCCAGTGCTGGTGGGCGGTTCCCCAGGCTTCCGCGGGCATCTTCCTGTGCGAGTACTGGCTGCGCTATCGGGACAATTCCGTGCTACCCGCCATCCGCAACGGTGTGCAGCGCATGAAGAACGAAGTGCTTTACGGGGACTTCGTCACCGGGCACGGCATCCATCCCGGCTATGCGGGCACGGGGGTCAGCATTGGCGGCTCCCACATGTGCCTGTTCCTGGCGCTGGCCAGCAAGACCCCGGCGCGGGTGGAAGACGGTGTGCTGGACAAGATGATGGACCGCGCCCAGGAACTCTGCCCCACGGGCATGGGGCCCTACGGACGCATGACGGAATCCTTTTCCTTTGAACCCAACCGCAATTGCGGAGGCACTTATTCGGGCCGCCACGGTCCCTATTTCATCGCCTCCCTCATTTGCGGAGGGCCGGAATTGTACACCAAAAACAGCCGCATCATGTACAGTGAAGGCCCCATCGGCGGCTGCGACCAGGGCCACTCCTCCGAAACGCTTTCCATCATGTGGGCCCTCCCCTCCTACTGGCGCGTCAATCCGGAAGTTTATTACAAGAACATGGAGGCTTTCCGCTGGAAGCTCACTCTGCTGCGCCCGTTTGACGGAGGCATGATGCAGAATCCCAACAGGCTGGAGCTGATGACGGCGGACCCCGTGATAGGCACCTACATCCGCACCGGCGTGTGGATCACGGCGCTGTGCGCGGAACGGCAGAACCTGGCCATCACCGGGAAGCCCGAGTTCCAGGCCAAGACCTTCCGCAAGGTTCCCCCCATCAACGATACGGAATCCCGCTTCCTGAATACCTACATCCGCAACTGGAGCATGGTCAGCGCGGCGCTGGGTTCCAAGGCCCCCGCCTCCCTCAAGTCCGCCATCCGGGACATGAAGAAGATCCCCGTGGAACAGGGCTGCCGCTTCAAGCTCATGGACCTGGTCAATTCACGGGCCCTTCCCATTTCCAAGGCCATCATGTCCCTTCCCGGCGTGGACCAGCTCACCAAGGCCACCTGTGCGGAAATGCTCCTGGGCATGGACGTGCGCATTTTCTTTGAACCCAAGCGCAAGGACGACAAGCTCCAGCCCGGGGAATATTCCCTGAACCTGGACATCCAGCAGCCCCTGGGGGGCCGTGCCCTGGGCCTGCAACGCAACAAGGAACTGGAGAGCAAGGCCAACGAAGCTTACAAGTACGACTTTGCCGGCACCGTGCAGTTCAGCGACACCACCACCTTTTCCCCGATGGAAACCGTCTCCTGGACGCCCAGCACCAAATTCGGCGGCCAATGGAACGTTTACAATTACAACAAGGACCTCAGCGGCCCCACCCAGCCGGGCGTGCCCAAGATGACGGCCAGGATCAAATGGCGCGTGAACGATCTGGACGTGGAGTACGACCGCCCCATCGCCGTCGGCGGCTTTGAAGTGGGCAGCGGGGAGAAGGCGCGCCCCGTCACCAATTGCAACCACTTGTGGGTTCCGGGCATCCTGATACGCGACCACGGGAACTGGGGTTGCTCCTTCCACCTGCCGGACGGCACCTATATTTCCGCGGCCTCCCAGGGCAACCAGATCGAGGTGTACGACGAAACGGACAAGAAGAATAAGAAGACGTGGGTTTCCCCGAACGATTCCTGCCTGACCCAGGGTTCCCGCTGCCTGTTCCGCGTTTCCACGGACTGGCACGGCCTGGAATGCCGCGTGCGCGAACTCAAGCTGCTGAGCAACGGCTCCGAGGAAGTCGCGGATTACAAGCTGAAGGCTTCCTCCGGCGGCAGCGTGGACACGGCCAAACTTCTGGACCGCGACGTCACCACCGTAGAAGAACTGGATATGCCGAACGGGAAAGACAATCCCCTGGTGTTGGAACTCACCCTGAAGTCGCCCGCCTCCCTGCGGGCGGTGGACCTCAAGCTGGACAAGGGGAATTCCCGCATCGTCATTGAAGCCTACAAGGGCGGCAAATGGATTCCCGTCCACTGGGGTTCCGTAGGTCCGGCCACCGCCGGAGTGAGCGACGCCCAGAAGGCGATGTACGCCGACGAGCCGGAAGTCCTGCGGATGCTCCAGGCCCCCGGCAACGGCTTCATCAAGTGCATGAGGACGTTCGACCCGGTCACCACGAACAGGCTGCGCGTCAAATTTTCACAGAAGGGCGGCAAGGTCCGCCTGGCGGAATTGCACGTGTACAAGGAGAACGCTCCCAAAACGGCAGTAGCGGCGGTCAAATAG